The bacterium region CGGGCATCGGGCGCAAGACCGCCCAGCGTCTGGCCTTTTATCTGTTGAAGTCCTCACCGGACGACGCCGAGGCCCTGGCCCACGCCATACTGGAGCTCAAACAAAAGGTGCGGTTCTGCCAGCAGTGCTTTAACGCCTCGGAGCAGGACCTGTGCAACCTCTGCCGGGATGCCGGCCGCGACGACTCCATCTTCTGCGTGGTGGAGGAGGTCAATGATCTTTTAGCCATAGAAAAGACCGCAGACTTCAAGGGCCGGTACCACGTGCTGCAGGGGCACCTGTCGCCGCTGGATGGGATAGGGCCGGACGATCTGAGGGTGCGGGAGCTGATGGAGAGATTGGAGAAGACGGAGGTCAAAGAGATCATCATGGCCACCAACCCCAACGCCGAGGGCGAGGCCACCGCGCTCTATCTGATGAAGCTGATAAAACCGCTGGGCATAAAGATCACCCGCATCGCCAGGGGCCTGCCGGTGGGCAGCGATCTGGAGTTCTCGGACGAAGTGACATTAAGCAGGGCACTGGAGGGCCGCCAGGAGATGTAAGACTTAGACCAAATCAGATCCATCAAACTACCATGATCAAAGCGTTTCCGAAATATCCGGAAACGCTTTTTCGTCATGTTTTTTATTGCTTTTTTGGGTTCCATTGTCTATAATAAGCATTAATTGTTCTTGCGGTTGCGGGTATGCCTTAATAATTTTAAGGAGTCCAACCCATGAAAAAAAGTTTGTGTTTGTGCCTGGCCCTGGTAATGGCTTTGGCCATGGCGGCCACTGCTAAAAAAATGGATCCCAGGACGAACTTAGTCACAAAAGATGGGTCGGCCATAGTTGGCAAAGTCTCCGGCGCCAAGCTGCCTGGTGTGGGCACCCTGGTAGGCACTACTGGTTACGCCGACGCTTGGCGGGCCACAGCCGGCATGGCCGGCAAGAGCATAGTGGTTGACCCCACCGGGGCCAAGATAGGAATGGCATTAGGCAAGGCAAACGGGGCGTTTTGCGACCTGCTGTTGGCTTATTCATTGGACAGCGGCGCCACCTGGGGTGCACAGACCATAGCTGCCAACATGAACACCAGGATATACAACGGCTTGGCCATGGACAGTTTAAACCGGATATACATAGTGTGGCAGGATAGAACAAATAATGCCATTATATGGGACAGGGATGAAGGCGGGATCGGAGCCGGCCTGTGGTTCCCACCTGATACCTTGGCGAAAGATTCCGTGGCTTGGTATCTACCCACTATGACAGTAGGTGGAAGCAATTTGATCATATCAGCCATAGCCCACGGAGCAGCTGTTCCGGTCGGCGATTATTCAATACATATGCTGCTTTCTCATGATCTGGGTGAAACATGGGAGATTCCT contains the following coding sequences:
- the recR gene encoding recombination mediator RecR; this encodes MNYGSEILNRTVDELMKLPGIGRKTAQRLAFYLLKSSPDDAEALAHAILELKQKVRFCQQCFNASEQDLCNLCRDAGRDDSIFCVVEEVNDLLAIEKTADFKGRYHVLQGHLSPLDGIGPDDLRVRELMERLEKTEVKEIIMATNPNAEGEATALYLMKLIKPLGIKITRIARGLPVGSDLEFSDEVTLSRALEGRQEM